A part of Candidatus Hydrogenedentota bacterium genomic DNA contains:
- the ispD gene encoding 2-C-methyl-D-erythritol 4-phosphate cytidylyltransferase: MNVRLIVPAAGMGLRLGLAQPKALVLCGGKPLLVRTLERFQPLGLLPGAIITVPPGTQTDFEALLGDAFPDTAFFLVDGGRERQESVENALETIDNAAEIVVIHDAARPFISQTSVQASIDAAEEFGAATVAIPCSDTILVAGADDILADTPDRSCLWACQTPQTFRVDVIRQAHQHARAQCFAATDDATLVRQMGGTVKLVMGSPFNFKVTTPEDLMLAEAIIAKGFV, translated from the coding sequence GTGAACGTGAGACTCATCGTTCCCGCAGCGGGCATGGGCCTTCGGCTGGGACTTGCACAGCCGAAGGCGCTTGTGCTTTGCGGGGGTAAACCCCTTTTAGTACGCACGTTGGAACGATTCCAGCCTCTGGGGCTGCTTCCCGGCGCAATCATCACGGTTCCCCCGGGCACTCAAACGGATTTCGAGGCGCTTCTGGGTGACGCTTTTCCGGACACGGCCTTCTTCCTTGTCGATGGCGGCCGGGAACGCCAGGAATCTGTCGAGAACGCGCTCGAAACCATCGACAATGCCGCCGAAATTGTTGTAATTCATGATGCCGCAAGGCCTTTCATCTCTCAGACATCTGTTCAGGCCTCGATCGACGCTGCCGAGGAGTTTGGTGCGGCAACGGTGGCGATTCCCTGCTCCGACACCATCCTCGTGGCAGGAGCGGATGATATTCTCGCGGACACTCCCGACAGGAGTTGCCTCTGGGCGTGTCAGACCCCCCAGACCTTCCGCGTAGACGTGATTCGGCAGGCCCATCAACATGCTCGCGCACAATGCTTTGCAGCAACCGACGATGCTACGCTCGTTCGACAGATGGGGGGGACCGTGAAACTGGTCATGGGTTCGCCGTTCAATTTCAAGGTTACCACGCCGGAGGACCTGATGCTCGCAGAAGCAATTATCGCTAAAGGGTTTGTGTAA
- the ispF gene encoding 2-C-methyl-D-erythritol 2,4-cyclodiphosphate synthase has protein sequence MRIGQGYDLHRLETGRPLILGGVKIPYDKGLTGHSDADVLAHAITDALLGAAALGSIGEHFPDTDPAYKGADSLQLLAKAYVMVKEAGCRLANIDATVIAQEPKLNPHIPAIRKSLAECLSVPVESISVKAKTNEGLGPEGRREAISVHAAVLIVPVEG, from the coding sequence ATGCGTATCGGACAAGGCTACGACCTGCACCGGCTCGAAACGGGCCGCCCGCTAATCCTGGGAGGCGTGAAAATCCCTTACGATAAAGGACTTACAGGACATTCAGACGCGGACGTCCTCGCCCATGCGATTACCGATGCCCTGCTTGGGGCCGCAGCCTTGGGAAGCATCGGTGAGCATTTTCCAGACACCGACCCCGCCTACAAAGGCGCTGATAGCCTGCAACTCCTTGCAAAAGCGTATGTTATGGTAAAGGAGGCCGGTTGTCGCTTGGCCAATATCGATGCGACCGTGATTGCCCAGGAACCCAAACTGAATCCGCATATCCCCGCGATTCGCAAGTCTCTGGCCGAATGCCTGAGCGTTCCGGTAGAAAGCATTTCCGTAAAGGCCAAGACCAACGAAGGCCTTGGCCCCGAAGGACGGCGAGAGGCCATCAGCGTCCATGCGGCCGTACTGATTGTTCCCGTCGAAGGGTGA